A DNA window from Thioalkalivibrio sp. XN279 contains the following coding sequences:
- the typA gene encoding translational GTPase TypA — MKLRNIAIIAHVDHGKTTLVDKLLKQSQTLADREELQERAMDSNPQERERGITILAKNTAIRWNDYRINIVDTPGHADFGGEVERVLSMVDSVLLLVDAVDGPMPQTRFVTRKAFDHGLKPIVVINKVDRDGAQPHRAVELTFDLMDSLGASDEQLDFPIIYASALLGRAGFDPEHLAADMQPLFETIVSRCPPPDVDPEGPLQLQLSALDYSSYVGAIGIGRIKRGRLKRNMPVTVVAADGTKRSEKVMQVYSFLGLKRVEVPEAEAGDIVAFAGMEHPLISDTLCDPAKPEALPPLTVDEPTIQMSFETNDSPFAGREGKFVTSRQLRERLMREAVHNVALRVEDTEDPERFLVSGRGELHLSVLLETMRREGYELAVSRPHVITRETGEGVTEEPWEHVAIDVETRHQGATMEQLGERGGELLDMRPDGAGRVRLDYRVPSRGLIGFQSEFRSMTSGTGLLHHVFDRYAPVKSGPLAQRPNGVLIANGTGKALAYALFNLQERGRLFTAPGDEVYEGQVVGIHSRDNDLTVNPLKAKQLTNIRAAGKDENLNLSPAIRLTLEQAMEFIDDDELVEITPAAIRVRKRYLKEHERKRADRSTPTVKA, encoded by the coding sequence ATGAAGCTGCGCAACATCGCGATTATTGCCCACGTCGACCACGGCAAGACGACCCTGGTGGACAAGCTGCTGAAGCAGTCCCAGACCCTCGCGGACCGCGAGGAGCTGCAGGAGCGGGCGATGGATTCCAACCCGCAGGAGCGCGAGCGCGGCATCACGATCCTCGCCAAGAACACCGCGATCCGCTGGAACGACTACCGCATCAACATCGTCGACACGCCCGGCCACGCCGACTTCGGCGGCGAGGTCGAGCGCGTGCTCTCCATGGTCGACTCGGTGCTGCTGCTCGTCGACGCCGTCGACGGCCCCATGCCGCAGACGCGCTTCGTCACGCGCAAGGCCTTCGACCACGGCCTGAAGCCGATCGTGGTCATCAACAAGGTCGACCGCGACGGCGCCCAGCCGCACCGCGCCGTCGAGCTGACCTTTGATCTCATGGACAGCCTCGGCGCCAGCGACGAGCAGCTCGACTTCCCCATCATCTACGCCTCGGCGCTGCTCGGCCGCGCCGGCTTCGACCCCGAGCACCTCGCCGCCGACATGCAGCCGCTGTTCGAAACCATCGTCAGCCGCTGCCCGCCGCCCGACGTCGATCCCGAGGGCCCGCTGCAGCTGCAGCTCAGCGCGCTGGACTACTCCAGCTACGTCGGCGCCATCGGCATCGGCCGCATCAAGCGTGGCCGCCTCAAGCGCAACATGCCCGTCACGGTGGTCGCCGCCGACGGCACGAAGCGCAGCGAGAAAGTCATGCAGGTGTACTCCTTCCTCGGCCTGAAGCGCGTGGAAGTGCCCGAGGCCGAGGCGGGCGACATCGTCGCCTTCGCCGGCATGGAGCACCCACTCATCTCCGACACCCTGTGCGACCCGGCGAAGCCCGAGGCGTTGCCGCCGCTCACGGTCGACGAGCCGACCATCCAGATGAGCTTCGAGACCAACGACTCGCCCTTCGCCGGCCGCGAGGGCAAGTTCGTCACCAGCCGCCAGCTGCGCGAGCGCCTCATGCGCGAGGCCGTGCACAACGTCGCCCTGCGCGTCGAGGACACCGAAGACCCCGAGCGCTTCCTGGTCTCCGGTCGCGGCGAGCTGCACCTGTCCGTGCTGCTCGAGACCATGCGCCGCGAAGGCTACGAGCTCGCCGTCTCGCGCCCGCACGTCATCACGCGCGAGACGGGGGAGGGCGTGACCGAGGAGCCGTGGGAGCACGTCGCCATCGACGTCGAGACGCGCCACCAGGGCGCCACCATGGAGCAGCTCGGCGAGCGCGGCGGCGAACTGCTGGACATGCGCCCGGACGGCGCGGGGCGCGTGCGCCTCGACTACCGCGTTCCGAGCCGCGGCCTGATCGGATTCCAGTCCGAGTTCCGCAGCATGACCTCGGGCACGGGCTTGCTGCACCACGTCTTCGACCGCTACGCGCCGGTGAAGTCCGGCCCGCTGGCACAGCGCCCCAACGGTGTGCTGATCGCCAACGGCACCGGCAAGGCGCTGGCCTATGCGCTGTTCAACCTGCAGGAGCGCGGCCGCCTGTTCACCGCGCCCGGCGACGAGGTCTACGAGGGCCAGGTCGTGGGCATCCACAGCCGCGACAACGACCTCACGGTGAACCCGCTCAAGGCCAAGCAGCTCACCAACATCCGCGCCGCGGGCAAGGACGAGAACCTGAACCTGAGCCCGGCCATCCGCCTCACCCTGGAGCAGGCGATGGAGTTCATCGACGACGACGAGCTGGTCGAAATCACGCCCGCGGCGATCCGCGTGCGCAAGCGCTATCTCAAGGAACACGAACGGAAGCGCGCGGACAGGTCCACTCCGACTGTTAAAGCGTGA
- the galE gene encoding UDP-glucose 4-epimerase GalE, with protein sequence MANGILVTGGAGYIGSHVVRQLGDAGERVVTLDNLSTGFAAAVTHGELIVGDTGDRELVQKVLAEHEIDTIMHFAAHTIVPESVSDPLKYYRNNTCATRNLLQCASEAGVKHIVFSSTAAVYGMPPGGIAREDSPNAPINPYGTSKLMSEWMLRDLAAAGGPRYVALRYFNVAGSDPEGRIGQSTPQATLLIKVAAEVATGKREALTIFGTDYDTPDGTGVRDYIHVEDLATAHLDALAWLRDGGASQVLNCGYGHGYSVREVVQAFERITGEPLQVREAERRAGDPPTLVADARRIRELFGWTPQHDDLDRIVSSSLAWERAPKYGR encoded by the coding sequence ATGGCCAACGGAATCCTCGTCACCGGCGGTGCCGGTTACATCGGCAGCCATGTCGTGCGCCAGCTCGGCGACGCCGGCGAACGCGTCGTCACCCTGGACAACCTCTCCACCGGGTTCGCCGCGGCCGTGACGCACGGCGAGCTCATCGTCGGCGACACTGGCGACCGCGAGCTGGTGCAGAAAGTCCTCGCCGAGCACGAGATCGACACCATCATGCACTTCGCGGCGCACACCATCGTGCCGGAATCCGTATCCGACCCGCTCAAGTACTACCGCAACAACACCTGCGCCACGCGCAACCTCTTGCAGTGCGCATCCGAAGCCGGCGTGAAGCACATCGTGTTCTCCTCCACCGCCGCGGTGTACGGCATGCCGCCGGGCGGGATCGCCCGCGAGGATTCCCCCAACGCGCCGATCAACCCCTACGGCACCTCCAAGCTCATGAGCGAGTGGATGCTGCGCGACCTGGCCGCGGCGGGCGGCCCGCGCTACGTCGCCCTGCGCTATTTCAACGTTGCGGGGTCAGACCCCGAAGGACGCATCGGCCAGTCGACGCCGCAGGCCACGCTGCTCATCAAGGTCGCCGCCGAAGTCGCCACCGGCAAGCGCGAGGCGCTCACCATCTTCGGCACCGATTACGACACGCCCGACGGCACCGGCGTGCGCGATTACATCCATGTCGAGGACCTCGCCACCGCCCATCTCGACGCCCTCGCCTGGCTGCGCGACGGCGGCGCATCGCAGGTACTCAACTGCGGCTACGGGCACGGCTACAGCGTGCGCGAGGTGGTACAGGCCTTCGAACGGATCACGGGCGAGCCACTACAGGTGCGCGAGGCCGAGCGCCGCGCCGGCGACCCGCCGACCCTGGTCGCCGACGCCCGCCGCATCCGCGAGCT